The Megalops cyprinoides isolate fMegCyp1 chromosome 12, fMegCyp1.pri, whole genome shotgun sequence genome contains a region encoding:
- the LOC118787380 gene encoding transcription initiation factor IIA subunit 1-like: MNSATTATLALPTGPYQQLIPSQGKILQLVRGADGTQYLIQPQQQVVLQQQVLPAVPSGGAQAPVIQQVLTALPGVITQQTGVVIQPQQIVISGNNVPQNAQVVQAAQTGLGAVHGEPQSQWWQQQQQQQLKENDSGEDGGWTS, from the exons ATG AATTCTGCCACTACTGCAACCCTGGCCCTGCCGACAGGCCCTTATCAACAGCTGATCCCAAGCCAAG GCAAGATCCTGCAGTTGGTGAGAGGTGCAGATGGGACCCAATACCTCATCCAGCCTCAGCAGCAGgtggtgctgcagcagcaggtctTACCCGCAGTGCCGTCTGGAGGAGCGCAGGCTCCAGTCATACAGCAG GTTCTGACTGCCCTACCAGGTGTAATTACCCAGCAAACCGGGGTTGTTATTCAGCCACAGCAAATTGTCATTAGCGGGAACAACGTGCCACAGAACGCACAG GTAGTCcaggcagcacagacagggctgGGAGCGGTGCATGGCGAGCCACAGTCACagtggtggcagcagcagcagcagcagcagctcaaagAGAACGACAGTGGAGAGGATGGAGGATGGACAAGTTGA